The following are from one region of the Rhodopirellula sp. P2 genome:
- a CDS encoding putative bifunctional diguanylate cyclase/phosphodiesterase gives MSTFQSDPMSVLQQLDAAESLAFTAVSPSDASLVAADPATGNVGAVPVAIHSDTQTILVVEGDESTRETLIQMLQYRRYKVLAAASGREAILTIQQQHVDLVLMDVDLPDLDGFRTTRLLRQMMDLSQLPIVMVTSASDPDEVLRAFDSGANDHVCKPLDPAATLARIATQLQLKSALQRLQQSEERYALTARGTNDGMWDWNLVTGELYLSPRWRCMVGLDGASWTPHGSEWMDLIHHEDRRRVQLDLEAHLCGETDHFETELRMQDGKQTYRWMLCRGLAVKDSHGSAYRIAGSLTDITEGKVADALTGLPNRMLFNDRVQRSVDHQSRNPQNRFAVIFMDVDDFKLVNDHFGHDAGDDFLVSIASRLDTSLRKSDAIIARMGGDEFAVLLENIRHVDEAVAVAMRLHEKMRSPFPVGDREILTQASMGIAVSEFDPESGKPQATAEELLVRADTAMYFAKNQSELPYAIFNDDMLAENMLRLELGSQLRHALDRDELTLLYQPMVQLCDGTTAGFEALLRWEHPEHGTVSPNMFIPIAESNGLIVEIGKWVLRKACQQAKLWQAEFGRPIMISVNVSVRQLSASGFVEAVTETLEQTQLQPECLKLEVTESLLMQDPESTIELLHDLRRIGLTIGIDDFGTGYSSLSYLHRMPLDILKVDRSFVDSMFDSDKNAALIRSILALAKSLELNVVAEGVETQAQLRCLQDLGCHFVQGFYFSHPLKPDVASEMINHHWL, from the coding sequence ATGAGCACGTTCCAATCGGATCCAATGAGTGTGTTGCAACAGTTGGATGCTGCCGAGAGTCTGGCGTTCACCGCTGTTTCGCCAAGCGATGCATCGTTGGTGGCGGCCGATCCCGCGACTGGAAATGTGGGCGCTGTCCCGGTCGCGATCCACTCGGACACACAAACCATTTTGGTGGTGGAAGGTGATGAGTCGACACGGGAAACCCTGATCCAGATGTTGCAGTACCGTCGGTACAAGGTTCTGGCGGCAGCGAGCGGGCGCGAAGCCATTTTGACGATTCAGCAACAGCACGTTGATTTGGTGTTGATGGATGTCGATTTGCCAGACCTGGATGGGTTTCGGACGACGCGTTTGCTTCGCCAGATGATGGATTTGTCGCAGTTGCCCATCGTGATGGTGACCTCGGCAAGTGATCCCGACGAAGTTCTTCGGGCGTTTGACAGTGGTGCCAATGACCATGTTTGCAAGCCTCTGGATCCCGCCGCCACGCTCGCACGCATTGCCACGCAGTTGCAACTGAAGTCGGCCTTGCAGCGGTTGCAGCAAAGTGAAGAACGATATGCGCTGACAGCACGCGGGACCAACGATGGGATGTGGGACTGGAACCTCGTCACCGGCGAACTGTATTTGTCGCCACGTTGGCGATGCATGGTTGGCCTGGATGGTGCGAGCTGGACCCCGCACGGTTCGGAATGGATGGACTTGATTCACCATGAAGACCGACGCCGAGTGCAGTTGGATCTCGAGGCCCATCTCTGCGGAGAAACGGACCACTTCGAAACCGAACTCCGCATGCAGGATGGGAAACAAACCTATCGCTGGATGCTGTGCCGAGGGTTGGCGGTCAAAGATTCCCACGGATCTGCGTACCGGATCGCGGGCTCGTTGACAGACATCACGGAAGGCAAGGTCGCCGATGCACTGACGGGACTTCCCAATCGCATGCTGTTCAATGATCGCGTGCAACGTTCGGTCGATCATCAGTCCCGCAACCCGCAAAACCGATTTGCGGTCATCTTCATGGACGTGGATGATTTCAAACTGGTCAACGATCACTTTGGCCATGACGCCGGCGATGATTTTCTGGTCAGCATCGCGTCGCGGTTGGACACCTCCCTGCGAAAGTCCGATGCCATCATCGCTCGAATGGGCGGGGACGAATTCGCAGTGTTGCTGGAGAATATCCGCCACGTCGATGAAGCCGTCGCGGTAGCGATGCGTTTGCACGAGAAAATGCGTTCCCCGTTTCCGGTGGGCGATCGTGAAATTTTGACTCAGGCCAGCATGGGGATCGCGGTTTCGGAATTTGATCCGGAATCCGGCAAACCTCAGGCGACCGCGGAAGAATTATTGGTCCGCGCCGACACGGCCATGTACTTCGCGAAGAACCAGTCGGAGTTGCCGTATGCGATCTTCAACGATGACATGTTGGCGGAGAACATGCTGCGGTTGGAACTCGGGTCACAACTGCGGCATGCACTCGACCGAGATGAACTGACATTGTTGTACCAACCCATGGTTCAGCTCTGCGACGGAACGACGGCAGGTTTTGAAGCCTTGCTGCGGTGGGAACACCCCGAGCACGGAACCGTGTCCCCGAACATGTTCATTCCGATTGCAGAATCCAACGGGCTGATCGTTGAAATTGGAAAGTGGGTGCTTCGCAAGGCCTGTCAGCAAGCCAAGCTATGGCAGGCGGAGTTTGGCCGCCCGATCATGATCAGCGTCAATGTTTCTGTCCGCCAGTTGTCAGCGTCGGGATTCGTCGAAGCCGTGACCGAAACCTTGGAACAAACGCAACTGCAGCCCGAGTGCCTGAAACTGGAAGTGACCGAAAGCCTGTTGATGCAGGACCCCGAAAGCACAATTGAATTGCTGCATGATTTGCGAAGGATTGGGCTGACGATCGGAATCGACGACTTTGGGACGGGGTATTCCTCGTTGTCGTATTTGCACCGCATGCCGCTGGACATCTTGAAAGTCGATCGGTCGTTCGTTGATTCGATGTTTGATTCGGACAAGAACGCAGCGTTGATTCGCTCGATCCTGGCGCTGGCCAAAAGCTTGGAATTGAACGTGGTCGCGGAAGGCGTGGAGACGCAAGCACAACTACGATGCTTGCAGGACCTCGGTTGCCATTTCGTGCAAGGGTTCTACTTCTCGCACCCGTTGAAACCGGATGTCGCCAGCGAGATGATCAATCATCACTGGTTGTGA